A DNA window from Patescibacteria group bacterium contains the following coding sequences:
- a CDS encoding cell wall hydrolase: MPKIIILKLTSITYSGKSIGDDIGIEIEVLGSTTQFATKLKKSEHIKTNLQIGTTTVDKKIVMIPVTIRVTERDILFSDKGNIKATIKIDPNVSFPQMSVHHVDVKEFRAYLTKSTARFELIIAASVARAIKKRISSAINLRWTGDFHDDPEDIILARLIFGEAEDQSREAKIWIGGSVLNRVRAKAWPNTIQDVVLQRGQYDPFKKTDRNFKKITDPLTGAGKARKTAWEESYEMARGLLSGNIANPSTATHFHGRGISCV; the protein is encoded by the coding sequence ATGCCAAAAATAATTATTTTAAAACTTACAAGTATCACATATTCGGGAAAATCGATAGGCGATGATATTGGGATTGAAATCGAGGTGCTTGGCAGCACGACTCAATTTGCTACGAAATTGAAAAAAAGTGAACATATAAAGACCAATCTTCAGATCGGCACAACAACCGTTGACAAAAAGATTGTCATGATTCCCGTAACGATTCGCGTGACTGAACGCGATATTCTTTTTTCGGACAAAGGAAATATTAAAGCCACGATAAAAATAGATCCAAACGTATCGTTTCCGCAAATGTCGGTTCATCATGTGGATGTTAAGGAATTCCGCGCATATCTGACCAAATCAACCGCGCGCTTTGAACTAATCATTGCGGCGAGCGTTGCGCGCGCAATCAAAAAACGCATCTCATCAGCAATAAACCTTCGTTGGACTGGCGATTTCCACGATGATCCCGAAGACATTATTTTAGCACGGCTTATTTTTGGTGAAGCGGAGGATCAGTCGCGTGAAGCAAAAATATGGATCGGCGGCTCCGTGCTCAATCGAGTCAGGGCCAAAGCATGGCCGAATACTATTCAGGACGTCGTTCTTCAGAGGGGGCAGTATGATCCTTTTAAAAAAACTGATCGTAATTTCAAAAAGATCACAGACCCTCTCACAGGTGCAGGCAAAGCAAGAAAGACCGCGTGGGAGGAATCATACGAAATGGCACGCGGCCTTCTTTCCGGAAACATTGCAAATCCTTCGACCGCGACTCATTTCCATGGTCGTGGGATTTCTTGCGTTTGA